Below is a genomic region from Oryzias melastigma strain HK-1 linkage group LG7, ASM292280v2, whole genome shotgun sequence.
GAACGCTGACTTTATCAATTTAAATGGAAACAGTTCAGGAATTATTTatatgaatttaattttttgtcttGATCTAAAACTCAAAGAAGCTTTGATGTGCAGAGCAGACGACTTACGCAGCAGCAGCCAGCCTGCAGGGCGGCTTCATTCCAAACCCAGAAGCTCAACATCGAAGATGAGCGTGGCTTTTGGAGGGATGATGCCCGGGTGGCCTTGGTTTCCATACGCAAAGTCGGGTGAGCAGGTCAGCTTGGCCCTCTGACCAACACTCATctgaaagaagagaaagaaaagtcGAGCAGCTTCTCTTTGGATGCAGAGTCAACATGAGGTGCGTTTTTATATAAAGGCCGTGTCACACAGCTCCTACGTACAATTTGTGCATTTTCCATGTATGAAATTTGGGTCTTTTGTGATACATGCGTGATATACATAATTTATTAATTGCCccattaatttaaatttaagtgtttCTTGCTTTTTTCAACAACAGGTCTTTACATGACTTTGGTTTGGAGCTGGTTTAGGTTTCTGGTCTGTTGAGAATTACAcagtttatgcatttttttatagctTATATCCAATCATTAAGTTAATCTTACACAATTGTGCGTGATTTTTGCAACATGCATGCACATATTCATGGTCTTCCACGACCGCTCCGCGTATATCTGACAGACCTTTCACGCATGTACCACCAATGTATGTTATATCGTGGATACGGAAcacaaattatgttaaaattacaGAATCGCAGCACAAACCACTAATGCATgtgtcaaggcccaggggccagatagaattacccagcggaccggatcattttatttcatcgTTTTTAATGGCTCAATCTTATTTTGcgctttttttctaacttgtataattttgaaaaaacatatttttacagagagtaaattattaaaagttgtttaaggtactagttgatttattctggaataatatccctgcctttttattcatctacttttaaaaagttacatttttaaagttttaaaaataggcattctgctagctgtttaggctattttggagtttagctaatatttcagctaaaatttcatgaaattttagttttagtgtgagcagtaaatgtttatcatgttcggcttgcgacctaaggtgtgttttggattctaaCCCCCCTGTGCGATCGAGTTCGACACGGAGCACATATCATGTTAAAATTACAGGATTGATGCACAAATTACTAATAAATTGCATATACACAGTGCATAAATCACACATGGTTCATGCACATTTTGCAAACTGTGTATTAGGTATAAAAATTGGACGATTTTTCATCAATCCACCAATCTATACCGAGTGGGGGTCGGGTCTCTCGTAGGGCTGTGTCTGGCGCCTCACGGAAGGCGAGTTACGGGTGGGTACTGCGGGCACCGACTCTGCGACTTTTTTTGGAAATCTCCCCAGCTGGGGCTCCCACCGGGGGTCGCTCGGGTTGGCTTAGAACTAGTACAGGACAAGGCCTTTATGTCCAGAGTCagcttaaagtttaaaaacttccTGAATCTGCTGGACCTGCACTGACCTGATGGTGCCATCTTCTGCCAATATTTACAGGATGAACGGAAAAGCCTTCTGCATGAGGAGTTGGTAATGGAACCAATAAATGATACCATTCCAGCACGCCGTCAACAACATCAGCATCTTCTTTCACAACAACTCAATTATGCCTGAAACTATAGAGCTGCTGAGAGCAGACAGCTTCTCCATAAACACATCTGTTGTTATTGCCGTCACTAAATACGCTATAATGGATTTACGGCTTTAGGAGGATGAACCTGAAAGAATTACTGTTCTATGCAAAATATCTGTAGAGAGATCTGAAGGAAACGtctcataaaaatacatttatctttttttttaaatcaacaaacgTACATTTTCTCAGGATAATCATGTTTTACTTAAGCTGTAAGATTAAATGAGCTCTGCATtctgactaatcgactattaaaatagtcaacaacaaatttaatagtcgattagtcgttactttatattatttagAGTCAGAGGgtagtaaagtggaaagttaCATTGTCATTTTGCTACCTTTTTGTACTATTTGgagatttattaagatttttaggatattttggagttcagctaatatttcagctacatgctacctattttggataatttaggctttttttgttttttaggctaataaggagtttagctaatataacagctacatgctacctattttggataatttaggattttctctgtttttttagaataatttggagtttagctagcatttcagttgcatgctaactttttttggctaatttaggatttttttcagttttttaggctaatttggagtttagctaatattctagctggttttcagcttcagcgtttttagccatcaacttcagcatcttctatcagcagtagcatcttcagcagccaaatttagcttacagcattcacactagaattatcacaggtaatgctatatatccactttttagttgatttaaagctaatgatggttaagatgtgagctttaaatccagtttgcgtttgacccgattagtcgactaattgaacaaaaataatcaaccaAGTTCCCTGTCCTTTGTTTGAGGCGGGAAACTCAACTTATCTGTAAACAAAACTCAAAGTTGCCTGAGTTCTTCACCTTTTCTTGAAAGCTCACAACTACAGTGAAAAGCTGGAATTTCTGACAATTTTGCTTTTCACTGTTGGACTATGTCCATATTCATCTACCAATCTCCTGCTGTGTTCTACCTTCActtacaaacaaaacttcatGATATCTAAATCCTCCAGGCTGGCACTCACTCCGACCCAAAAAAAGGTGATGCACGACACACAAACCAAAACCACAAACACTGGGGACCCAAATTTCAAACCAACTGCCCTACTGGCTGCAAAACTCTTCACTTCTGGAAACCACCGTGGTTCACCAAGGAAGAGTTTCAGGGGGTGGTAGTAGAGATGTGCTGGACGTAGTAAAGCCTGCTGTTGAGTAGGAATTTTCCCGAACAGATCATTTTGTGTCTGCTTTAGGATGATGCATCCAAAAACTGAACTTCTGTTACTGCAGCCATGTTGTTGAGTTAAACCAAGCCATGTTGCCATGTTGTTGAGTTAAACCAAGCGCGACAGCTTCAACATCCTGCGACCCACCTGCACCACACCTTCCTCCCAGCCCCGGATCACTTCCTGCTTGCCGATCTTGAAGCGGAAAGGTCTGTCCCGGTCTCGAGAGGAGTCAAACTTCTGTCCATTTTCCAGGGAGCCTGCAGAGAATGAGTCATAAACAGGTGCAAAACGTAATTACAGATTCATCGTCAACGTCTTTAGGGAATAGAGAAACATTGTGGAATGAAGTTGACAAATCCCTAAgtagaaaaactgaaacacttttggaatgttttcataaaaacatcctAAGAGGAATGGATGTTCAGGAAGAAAGTGGAACTATTGCTTAAAGGCACTTGACAAGATTTCTAGGAAAGTCTTGCCTCTGAATTCTGCTTCAAATGAGAAATCCAAGAATTCTAAGCAGAAACGGAGGCTGTCCCAATCCACTGAGGTCAACAAGTGACAGCAAACATGATAAAGAGTCtcaagaaataaaaggaaaataactttttggcAGCATTTAAGACACACCccaatgaaaaaaagcatttttggtgtttttaacattttttttctttagatttttctgatggaggacaataTCAGAGGACAACTCATAAGGCAAAATTCTAataagctcctgctgctctgcagaaactatgtccaagaacaaaacgctttttttttaatttagtctaaAACCAACATAACTACTGCGgtcatgtgattatttttttttgtctgattaattaattgtgacctgtaattaattaatctaattaaccgattttaattgaatatattttaacccaataattgctgtgaaaagcctaattttgaggtattttcatttaaatttatgaaattGTGGTGTAGTACAAGATCAcaatatcaatttaaaaagtggatttgtgaagttttattttattgtagtaGACTTCCtaactttacttttacaccatcAATAGGTAGTCTTTCAATCTTGAACAATTAAGAAAAGCATGAACAAACATCAACGTAAATTTCAGTCAGATTCAGCATCAGATTTTGATGAGAAACCCCCAGAACTTCTGCTTAGATTGACTCAGAACTGGACGTGTTGCTGTGCTCTGTTTTCACGTGTTTAAATGATGTGGTTTCAGCTGCTCTTGGAGAAATCCATTTCTCACAGATTGGGATTTATCCATGTTGGTGAGGTTCATCAGTCTCGTCTTCTCCTCAGAGTGAAGGTTTTGGAGTCCACAGCACCTCGCTGGGCTCTCATAAAATGATTTTAGCACAGTCTGCCCACACAGCACTGAGCCTGTGGATGCCGGCACCACTCCTACAGAGCGAACAGAATCACACAAGCTTTGCTGGTGTTTTCATGAAGAGGTTTGATTCtcagaaaaccttttttaatttgtcttttcatCGTTTTCTGCTTCAAGCGGTGTTTCAGGGTCGTTGTTTAGGAGTgacaggaagagtctgctgAGGAAATCCTGCCGATTGCGTGATAttctttagaagaaaaaaaaggaaagcctGAAGGATAAAAACATTGTGATATAATCTTGAAATAAACAGACTTTTCCTTGTGTTTACCACCAGGCAGCAACATCCAGgcccatattttttttcttcagaggaCAATAAAGAGACTGAATCCACCAACTGCTCTCATCTACCTCCACAACACATTTCTCTGTCGCTGCATGACTCATCAACATGAGTCGGCACATTTTGCAGATGGTTGTGTGATGAGCAAAACCATAAATAATGCATGATCAAACAATGAGAACAAATCTTGATGGACAAAGCTGTAAATATTGAATTGGAGAAATAAATAACTGCTGGCTGCAGGGCATGCCgggctccagcagggggagctgaAGAGCTTTGCACCACTTCCTCTTTAACTTTTTCACAGGAGGGCCTTTTTACATCAAAGGCAGAGCCAGCAACAACACGGAGTCCTGCCAGAGGTATTGAGTCAGTCTGTGTCGCGACAGCTCTCTAATGTGGCCCCCAGGAGGCCCCCGTGCTGTTGAGTCACTCACTTCAGGGAACTGATATGTTCACACTCATTCAGACGGAACTTTTCCTCCACATGGCGCTCTGCTCCTGAACGGATGCCTGCCTGCTCTCCTTTAGTTGCAGGAGTGTCGACGGCAACaaagaaacttttttgtgtgtgtagcaCCTGCAGAGCCGGTAAAGGCCTTTGGGTTCCAGCATGTTCAGGTTCAGACATTTGAACTCTGGTCTACTTCATAGCTTAACCATGGAAGTCTGGGGGAGATTTGAGTtggaaaaacaggtttttttatgcACTTCGGGGCTTTTGCTCGGAGTCACAGGAGCATTGCTGTTTGCATTGTTGACTAGAGGGCGTCTCACCTGCAGCCGACGGAAACTAGACCTTCAAGTCTGGAGAATAAAAGAGGAATTCTAAAAGATTAGACTGGAATTTGTCTCtgtaaaagaataataaaactgtAGAGCTCCTAATACAAAAATAGCAAGTTATATAActttttgttgttctgttttaaaatgaaaaagacaaaaaaaacagcattttttttcttaaagataaaGAAACAGGATTTCAATAATTGTGAAGAAATTATTCCGCTTTTGTTGTGCTAAAGATCCACTGATTGGTgttgggcgatatggaaaaaaaaatgtatatcgcaatttaaattatattatattgcagtaacaatatttaattatgacataccacaataaagtattttttttcagttattctcttaaaaatatgacaaaaatgtcattacttactttactctggctttattttttcaagtaacttcTAACTGAATTGTTACACTCATTCTCcacaacagttttaagtttcttagtaggaaaagacattttgttcataaattcagcaaaaaaaaaggcacgatagacacttttctatcccctacacaatatgtatcgtcatttgggctgccacaaacgattattttcatagtcgactaatcaattattttttctgattactcaactaatcgggtcatgtgcaaagtggatgtaaagcacacatcttaaccatcattaactttaaactaactaaaaataaaaacaatgaagatgatagtttattaaagttttaatgaatagtgcagcctctgtccttctttagtttctggtattaaaagaagattaaaatgaggtcagcatctgaaacaaaggaactattttcacaaaagataaagttttggtctcactgactcaaatgtaataaatgtgcattttgtggtgATGAAAGCTCAcaacttttttcaactttactacactccgactccatataatataaagtaacaactaatcgattattaaactaatcgtcaactattttaatagtcgtgaCAGCCCTAatgtcatatcgcccagcactgatcatcttttaatctaatctaaaattgttcccagtggtattttaattaggattatgtcGTTTTGAGCAAACATTGTAAAACCTGTATCGTTTTcgaggacataatttctgcagagcggcagtagttcactagagctctctgtttacatacactcctgctagcttatagcccctcacaaccccaacataacaACATCGCTGCTACAAAAATGTCGAGCAATATCGAAGCTTATCAGCATTTTTAGTCAGCTCCTGATTTAtaccaatttgaataaagaaatattcagaaatgcaaatttcagcttcattttCGAAAAAAACCCTGCCACAAGATGATgttcaaaacacagttttttttggtGGGTCTTTCAGTGAGAGAATTGTTCATTAACCATAAGTTAACCAAtaaggttttgttttgttttttttatcaacattttagtATTTACAAATCAGttaatcatttctttttagGCACTGTTATGTGTTAGAGATCAACTCTGCCCTTTACTGAATGAAGTGTGTGACCCCAGCTTGACCTTCTATTAGGGACTTCTGCTTTGCTGCACTCTGGCTCATTAGAAAGGAATGTACAACACGCTGAATCCAGCTAAGGCCATCAGGGCCACACATAGATAATCAACTAATATGAGTATGAGTTCATGCCTCTCTATAAGGATGAACATAGAATAGACACAGAGGAACTTTTTCTCCATTCTGCCCTTAAGACGAGTCTGAATGAATCATATTGACTGGACTGAGCTGAACTGTTGTTAGtcctttaaagacacactccgaTTAaaattgttgctgtttttaacatgttcttgtggtattttctgatgatggaggacatataataAGAAAATCAATCTAAAAagagcatttctgagtatttctttatcaaattcttgtgaatcaaatgCTAACGAAAAAATtctatttgaaaaagtttgtatttgtgacatcaaAAATACTCTgggcaagccacaagcttcctgctgtGCTTCATTCtaaagcatccacttgtagacgactagatccgtTGACTCATTTGtttccctcgtctgagctggcatctgtctcacaactgtacagctggatagcccTGATATCACTCGCcgattttgttgcactggtaatgttaggttgggggtgtgaggggctgtaagctagcgggagaacaTGTGAACAGATGGGTGAAAGAAAGCGCAACAGCAACTCttgaagtgaatttctaatgaattactggGTGTGCTTGGTAGTGTTAATAATGTTCTGCACAAGGAAAGATTTTGTTCCACTTATTCTGCATAACCCTAGTCCCCTCctcttctctttttgtttcatttttaagggTGGAGCGATTCATTTTGACTATTTGAGTCATATCACACTTCATAGTGGATCTTGgtacattttgaacaatccaattcattgacctaaaattgatcagataaatacctgggtactgaacagtgcaggtgaagttttccagattagTTTATATTCTGTCACTCTAttttatagcacctcacaagcccaagctgtCATTGGagtaacagaaaataaaaaggcgTACAGTTTtggtccagattccagctcagacgaggaaaattagAAATTCAtgggtctatttgtctgcttgtggatgcttcagaattgtagcatTGAAGAGAAACTTTGGTCTAtaggctgtaaaaaaaaacgtgaGCTTTTTCCAACCGAAggtttgtctgctcctgatccaacaagatttgaataaagaaacactcagaaatacagttttaatcttaaattgttttataaaatagtgtatatttaaaaaaacacaccattTCTAAAAGCAATAATGTTTAGATTCCTATTCttatttaaatatcattttatgttttacattctgtgttaatttttttagtctgtttgatttcttttccAGTCATTGAGTTTGAATTCTGTTATGAATTTTGTattaaagttctttttaaataaagtttgattcaattATTTGTGATTCTTCAGTTCTTGTCTCCAAAGAACAGGAAACACCACCTCAGGAATGTACTAAATGAGTGAGCGCTAAGAAATGTAAACAGTTTTTCAACTAAGTCAcctattttagctttaaagatTGCtcgaaataaacaaataaataaaataaaaattgctcAACTTTTTCCCATCAGCCATTTCGTCCTTTAACtgtcaattttgatttttttttttgtttgtttgtttgttttaagcatatgacgttttaattttattattatttttttcttgaggaAAAGGGTCATTTAGACAGAATGTCCATCGGCAGATGAAGATAAAGTTCTCTGGCATTTCCGCAGGAAATCCATTCGTACTTGCTGTGAACCGAACGCGGCTCGTGCTCCCGGTGACAGAGCAGAGATGTCAAACGTGGAGGTTCGTTTTGGCGGCTGAGCGGGACCTCGCGCTGTGAGGTGGGAACGCTCTTACAATATCAAGTGTCCCTGGGGGGGAATATTACAGGGGGGTGCCATTATTCCCGCAGACCAGACGGTTATAATCCGCTCAACTAAATGCCACCGTGCCCCCCTCCCAGCTCACGCCCATCCCCACGAGCCCAAAGAAActaacaaagacagaaaatccGACGGGATTTAAACCCCGGCGGTCTGCTGTCTGTCtgactgtctgtctgtctgcggAGCTCCTTCTTCCGCCGTCCACTGATGGTCGCGAGGCTTTAAAAGGAGAGGTCGGGGCTGACCGCAGCCGCGCGGCTGCTAAAAGGAGCGCGCGCGTTCCTAGATGTGCCTCCGGGGAAAAGATCGGTTCCAAAATCCCACTAGGGAACATTTGGGGGGCAAAAATGTCTCCCGTAAATTACATGATTCCTAAAACCCTATTTGCGGTTAAATTATGATCATTTTGGGTCATGTTTCTGTGGGTCTCCCCCCTCCTCACTCCCTCTCCAAAAGGCCTTCGGGACCCCCGCAGGAGGAGCCGCACATGCAGGATGAGTAATAAGTTTAAAACTCACCGACATAATGCACCACGCACGTCTGCCCTTTTTTGGGGAAAGTCCTTCCTGTGAAGACACCAAAAACTAAGGATCTTCAAATAAAATAGGCGCGCCGCCGCTCGATTTCAGCGCCTGCGCGGGCTTTACCGTCACCCGGCTTGATCGTCTCGATCTCCACTCCCATGTCTGCGGTTCTCCTTCTGCTGTCCCTGCTCCCGGCGCTCTCCTCCCGCAGTCCGCCTGTCTGCCACCTCCTCCGATGGATGTTCTCAGCTGGATCTCTCCACTCGACAAGTCAATTTACGGAAAAGTGCAGCACTTCCGGCTgatgccttcaaaataaaacgagcGGCAAGTTGGGGAATGACATCGCCCTCTGCCGTTCAAATGTTGTAATTTCAGAATCACAATTGTCGTTTTCAATGCACAAAAATTAATTATGAtgcttaagtttttttaaagaatatataaATATCAGGATTAGACATAATCCACTTGTTTAATTACATTCACGTATGTTTCtcatgtatttatgttttttttgttatatatagTTGCTCTTAATCTAcccaattttacatttttgtttgtcttcttttattgtaaagcactttggtacCCTGAGGAAGTTGCAAagttctatttaaataaagcctcattcataaaaatacaatttaaatgtaagaaaattaCTATTGTTTAAAGTCAACAAAAAGTAACTGGTCTTTGTTTTAAAGACGTAGATtcagttttcaatcttttacaATCTATGAAATGTAAACTTGTgacattttatttggtttggaggtgtaaaaaatgttgttacaCTGCTGTGTTCATTGATGTAGTTTTTGTGTCAAAGAATTTGGTCTTTTGACCGACTTCCATGCTGAAAAAGCCTGATGACTTTTTATTATGGCAATTTTACAGATTATTAATAAGATTGTATAGGGTACAatttgagggggaaaaaagtattttgagcACAGAAgctcagaaacaaataaaaactccatCATTTGCAGGCCTCAGTCTTTTCACTAAACTTGTGGATCaagtatgttgttttttaatccgTCCGTTAAGGTTCTTAACAAAATCAAGGACTTAATGGTTCAAAAATACAGTAAGCGTAgttctgaatttctttttgttttttagatgtgTGAATTTCTGGCTGAAGTGTactaaaaaacaagtaaaatatatatatttttttttacctactactacatttgctgcattgaggtGATCCTATGTGGTAGagggtgtcttattttgatagGGCATCAAGTGAGCCCCTGCCTAAgctaaactattttatattttgaaacaaccaaattttttttgtttattttttccaaaagtaaTTCATTTTATCTGAATCCtaatagtaacaataaatacaaatcagtgtcttaagTTTCTAAAGGATGAAGTCAGACTTTGCGGTGAAAAACGGACCGAGTTGGCTCTTTacctgttaaaggttgcagacttctgcaATAAACAGATCAATCtccacacacataaaaaaatacaagaccATAGTTTGTTATACATCAACCATAAAATGGATTTCTTTAATCAGAGGTCCCAACATGTTTCTGTGTTGCCCCGAGATGCATAGAAGATGTCAGTGTTTTCAAATTCTACAACAATAAACCAGCGTTCACGTGTGTTCTGACAAGACTGGCCCCTCCCCTTTTCATCAGGCTGTATGAAAACGCTGCAATCTAACTGGGACAAATCTGTAAAAGAGAAAATCAGGAGAAAaaggcagtttaaaaaaataattccttcTGCTTTTCCATAAAGGGAAGGGGTGGttctggaggaggagaggaaaatAAGGCTACTGGTATCAGTTGGAGGGGgaaatttatttattctaaacagattttttagtatgtgtgtgtggagaATTAAAAACCTGGGATCAAACTTTGAGCTTCACTACAGGGTCAGATTGTGAGTCCATCTTCAGAGAGACTCTCAGAGAGCTGGACTGTGAAGGAGAAAATCCAAACCCCAGATTTCCTCCTAAAGCCACAGTTTAGCAGCGTTCGCAGGCTCCTCGGGGACTCTGCCTCTGTGGTTGCAGTGAACGCTTCACCGCTGGGCGCAGACGGGGATGAGGCAGGGGAGCGCAACGTTAcgtttcatttaagaaaaacaaaaatcagaaatgaagCAGTCTGTATGTAAGTTCGTGTTTGTCCACACGGCCGCAGACGCCACGCCGCCCGGAAAGCAGGCTTGCTCGCTCTCGGGGTGACCGCCTCACTTTAGCCGCTGGACGATAACGGCGTTGAGGAGGTTGGCCTGCTGCAGCGTCAGGCTCTCATCCGACAGCTCCTTGTTAGGAAAGGTGGTCATGAGGACAAACTCTCTGGCAGCCATGGTGGGCCGGGCTGCCGCCACAAATTGCCGGAGGTCTGACACCCTGAGGAAAACCaggacaggaggaggagtcGGCACTTAGAAGAGGATCTGGAAATCTTTGTAGATTCATTGTTGTTCATTACAGGAGGACAATGAAAGAAACAATGTGGACAATCTACCATGTCACCAACAACCAGatttcagagaaataaaaactgacCTAAAACAGCACAGATTATAGGTCTTTTTAtctcaaagtcccactccaatcctctTGATCGATTTAAAACAGGGCTTTTCTATATTTGATTATGGCGTTTTAAGGCAAAATCTAAAAGCGTGCAGCGTTTGAGGACATAATATCTGCagaaagttttagaaatttgattcagttgtgggcgggactgtgggcctaatttcccatcatccctttgttttacACACACTCCTGCTAgtttatagcccctcacactcACAAcctaccggtgcaacaaaaatggtgagcttgtggcctgctgacTGTAGCTCCtattagggctgggtgataAATTGATAAATCGATATTATCAATGaattcaaatttgttgttttagactatttaat
It encodes:
- the fkbp1ab gene encoding FKBP prolyl isomerase 1Ab, producing MGVEIETIKPGDGRTFPKKGQTCVVHYVGSLENGQKFDSSRDRDRPFRFKIGKQEVIRGWEEGVVQMSVGQRAKLTCSPDFAYGNQGHPGIIPPKATLIFDVELLGLE